The segment AGTCGGTCTCCTTCATGAACTGGGGCTTCCGCTCCTGGCAGTCGAAGCCGGTCGTGCCGAAGGGCCGCAAGGTGCAGACTGCCGAGGTCCAGCTCGGCGACGAGCGCGAGGTCGGCCTGGTCGCGCCGAAGGACCTGGTCGTCACCGTCCCGGCCGGGCTGGGTTCGGACCTCAAGACCAAGGTGGTCTATCAGGGGCCGATCAAGGCGCCGTTCAAGAAGGGCGACCATATCGCCGACCTCGTCGTCAGCGGTCCCGACATGGTGCCGCAGAAGCTGCCGCTCGTCGCCGACCAGGACGTCGGCACGGCCGGCTTCTTCAACCGGATGATGGCGGGCCTGCGCTGGCTGTTCGGCCTCGCCTGAGGCCGTGCCCGGTAGATTCATCACCCTGGAAGGCGGGGAGGGGGTCGGCAAGTCGACCCAGGCCAAGGCGCTGGCCGCCGCGTTGCGCGCGCGCGGGCTCGACGTGGTCGAGACGCGCGAACCGGGCGGCAGCGACGGCGCCGAGGCGATCCGCCGCCTGCTGCTCGAAGGCGCCGCCGACCGCTGGAACGCGCGCGCCGAGGCGCTGCTGTTCGCCGCCGCGCGCGCCGACCATGTCGCGCGGACGATCCGGCCCGCGATCGAGGCCGGACGCTGGGTGGTGTGCGATCGCTTCCTCGACAGCTCGATCGCCTATCAGGGCGGCGCCGACGGGCTCGGCGACGAGGCGATCCGGACGCTGCACGCGATCGGCAGCGCCGGCTACCTGCCCGATCGCACCCTGCTGCTCGACATGCCGGTGTTCGACGCGGCCTTCCGTCAGGCCGAGGCCGGGATCGCCAACAGCGATCGGTTCGAGAAGCGCGACGAGGCCTTCCACGACCGGGTCGCGGACAGCTTCCGCAGGATCGCGGCGCAGGAACCGGCGCGAATCCGCACGATCAACGCGCAAGGGTCGCCGCAGGAGGTGACCGCGCGGCTGATCGAGGCGCTGGCGGACCTGTTGCCATGAGCCTGGTCGGCCATGACGAGCAGGTCGCGGCGTTCCGCGAGGCGGCGGATTCGGGGCGGCTGCACCATGCCTGGCTGCTGACCGGCCCCGAGGGCGTCGGCAAGGCGAGCTTCGCGCTGGCGGCGGCGACCCGGCTGCTGGCCGACGCGGCGGGGCCGCGGGTCGGCCTGCCCGGCATCGAGACGCCCGACGATCACCCGATCGTCAATTATATCCGCGCCGGCAGCCATCCCGATATCCGCATCCTCGCGCGGCTGACCAAGGACAAGTCGGAGGATCTGGCGCGGTCGATCAGCATCGAGCAGGTCCGCTCGCTCCAGAGCCTGTTCGCGACCACGCCCAGCCTGTCGCCGCGCCGCGTGGTGATCATCGATGCGATCGACGACCTCGAACGCCCCGCCGCCAACGCCCTGCTCAAGAATCTGGAGGAGCCGCCCGCCGGCACCACCTTCTTCCTGATCAGCCATGCGCCGGGCCGGCTGCTGCCGACGATCCGCTCGCGTTGCCGCCAGCTCCGCTTCGCGCCGCTCGGCGATGCCGACATGCGGCTGGCGCTGCGCCGCGCGCTGCCCGAGGAGCCGGGCGACGAGATCGACTCGCTGGTAAGCGTCGGCAACGGCTCGCCAGGCCGCGCGCTCGGCTTCGCCGGGCTCGAGATCGCGGCGCTCGACGCGGCGATGGACCGGCTGGTGGGGCAGGGCGATCCGACCAACGCGGTTCGCGCCATCCTGTCGAAGCAGCTCGGCACCAAGGCCGCGCAGGCGCGCTACGAAGCCTATCTGGAGCGGGTGCCGGCGCGGATCGCGGCCGAGGCGCGCGGCCGCCAGGGGCCGGCGCTGGCCGAGGCGATCGCGCTGTGGGAGGACGCCCGCCGGATCGGCGAGAGCGCGGTCCACCTCTCGCTCGATCAATCGACCACGGTGTTCGAGCTGGCGACGATGCTGGCGAAGCTGGCGCCGGCGCCCGCTCGATAACCTTGGCGGGGCACTTCCGGTCAATCCGGGCGTTGCGGATTGCCGAGCCTCTGCCTAATGGCTGAACCCATGTCGGAACCTTATTACATCACCACGGCGATCAGCTATCCCAATGGCCGCCCGCATATCGGCCACGCCTATGAGGCGATCGCGGCGGACGCGATCGCGCGTTTCCAGCGGTCGATGGGCCGCGACGTGCGTTTCCAGACGGGAACCGACGAACATGGCCTGAAAATGGCCCAGGCGGCGCGCGCACGCGACATCACGCCGCGCGCCTTGGCCGATGAGATGTCCTCCTATTTCAAGGAGATGTGCGAGACTCTCAACATCTCCTGCGATCGCTTCATTCGCACCAGCGACGCCGATCATTACGCCGCCAGCCAGGCGATCTGGCAGGCGATGGAGGCCAATGGCGATCTCTATCTCGATCGCTATGAAGGCTGGTATTCGGTCCGCGACGAGGCCTTCTACGACGAGAAGGAGCTGACCGACGGGGAAGGGGGACAGAAACTGTCGCCCCAGGGCACCCCGGTCGAATGGACCAAGGAGGAGAGCTGGTTCTTCCGGCTGTCCCGATATCAGGAGCCGCTGCTCCAGCTCTATCGCGACCAGCCCGATTTCATCCGGCCGGAAACCCGCCGCAACGAGATCGTCAGCTTCGTCTCGGGCGGGCTCAGCGACCTGTCGGTGTCGCGCACCAGCTTCGACTGGGGCGTGCCGGTGCCGGGCAGCCCGGGCCATGTCATGTATGTCTGGGTCGACGCGCTGACCAACTACCTGACCGGCATCGGCTATCCCGACCGCGATGCGGCGCTTGGCCGGTATTGGCCGGCGAACCTGCACCTGATCGGCAAGGACATCGTCCGCTTCCACACCGTCTACTGGCCGGCCTTCCTGATGTCGGCGAAGATACCGCTGCCGAAGCAGGTGTTCGGCCATGGCTTCCTGCTCAACAAGGGCGAGAAGATGTCGAAGTCGGTCGGCAATGTCGTCGATCCGATGACGATGGCCGAACGCTACGGCGTCGACCAGCTTCGCTATTTCCTGCTCCGCGAAGTCAGCTTCGGGCAGGACGGCAGCTATGGCCATGAGGCGATCGTCAACCGCGCCAATGCCGAGCTGGCGAACAGTTTCGGCAATCTGGCGCAGCGCACCCTGTCGATGATCTTCAAGAATCTCGACGGCGAGTTGCCCGCGCTCGACCGCACCGAGGACGATGCCGCGCTGGTCCGCGCGGTCGCGACCGCCTGCCTCGACGAGACGCCGCGCGCCTTCGAGCAACTCGCCTTCTCGATCGGGATCGAGGCATGGATGAAGGCGGTGTTCGCCTGCAACCAATATGTCGACGCCCAGGCGCCCTGGACGCTGCGCAAGACCGATCCGGAGCGGATGAAGACCGTGCTGGGTACGCTGTTCGCGGTGATCCGCGACCTCGCCATAACGATCCTGCCGATCATCCCGGACAGCGCGGGCAAGCTGCTCGACCAGATGGGCGTCGCCGCCGACGCGCGCGACTTCGCGGCGATCGAGAGCCAGGCCTGGTATGACGAGCTGCGCGCCTCGGGCTATCGGGTCGCGCAGCCGGTGCCGCTGTTCCCGCGGCTCGAGCTGGAAACGGCGGACGCCTGATGTTCGTCGACAGCCATTGCCACCTCAACTATTCCGGGCTCGCCGATCGCCAGCAGGAGGTGCTGTCGGCGGCGCGCGCGGCCGGCGTCTCGACGATGCTCAACATCTCGACCCGCGCCTCCGAATGGAGCGCGGTGCTGGCGACCGCCGAGCATGAGCCCGACGTCTGGGCCAGCGTCGGCATCCACCCGCACGACGCCGACACCCATGCGGACGTCGAGACCGCGCTGCTGGTCGAGCGGGCCGAGCATCCGCGCGTCATCGGCATCGGCGAGACCGGGCTCGACTTTTACTACGACAAGTCGGACCGCGACCGGCAGCGCGCCAGCTTCCGCCGCCACATCGCCGCGGCGCGCCAGACCGGCCTGCCGCTGATCGTCCACACCCGCGAGGCGGAGGAGGACACCAAGGCGATCATGGCCGAGGAGCTGGGGAAGGGGGCGTTCACCGCCGTCATCCACTGCTTCACCGGCAGCGCCGACCTCGCCCGCGCGATGCTCGATCTCGGCTTCTTCATCTCGCTGTCGGGGATCGTGACCTTCAAGAATGCCGGCGACCTGCGCCGGACCGCGCATCTCATCCCGCGCGACCGGCTGCTGATCGAGACCGACAGCCCGTTCCTCGCGCCGGTGCCGCATCGAGGCAAGCCGTGCGAGCCGGCCTTCGTCGTCGACACGGCGCGGCTGCTGGCAAGCGAGCTCAGCTGGGATATCGAAGATCTGGCCGCGAGGACCAGCGACAACTTCTTCAACTTGTTCACGAAAGCGACGAGATGAAGCTCCGGGTCCTGGGTTGCGGAACGTCGTCGGGCGTCCCCAGGATCGGCAATGACTGGGGCGATTGCGACCCGGCCGAGCCGCGCAACCGGCGCAGCCGGGCCTCGATCCTGGTCGAAAGCGCCACGACCCGGCTGCTCGTCGACACCACGCCGGACATGCGCCAGCAGCTGCTCGACGCCGACGTCATCGCGATCGACGCGATCCTGTGGACGCACGACCATGCCGATCATTGCCATGGCATCGACGACGTCCGGCAGATATATCATGCGCGCCGCGCGCCGGTGCCGGGCTATGCCTATGCCGAGGCGATGCAGCAGCTCAGGCGGCGCTTCGACTATGTCTTCACCGGGCGCGACGGCTATCCGCCGACGGTCGAGCCGGGGGTGCTCGAACCCGACATGACGATCGGCGACATCCGCATCCGCTGCGTCGCACAGCCGCACGGATCGATCTTCAGCGCCGGGCTACGCTTCGATCATGATGGGAAGTCGATCGGCTATTCGACTGATTTCCATGTATTTACTGACGAGATGATCGGCCTGTTCAGCGGCGTCGACATCTGGGTGGTCGATGCGTTGCGCGCGCGGCCGCATCCGACGCACGCGCATCTCGCCATGACGCTCGACGCGATCCGGACCTGCGCGCCGGGCCGCGCGCTGTTGACGCATATGGACCAGTCGATGGACTATGCGCGGCTCGGCGAAAGCCTGCCGGACGGCGTCGAGCCGGCCTATGACGGACTGGAGGTGCAGCCATGAGCGGAGACAGGATCGTCGGACTGATCGCGATCGTCGCGATGCTGATTCTCGTGGCGCCGGCGCTGGCGCGGCGACAATTGCCGGCCGGGCGGCTGGTCCGGCTTGCGCTGATCTGGGCGGTGATCTTCATGGCGGCGACGGCGATCGTGCTGTTGCTCGGCCGGGGGGCATAAATCGGAAGCCCTTGAGAGGGCTGGATAATCGCCGAAACAGCCGGCCCGCTTATATCGTGATTTAACATAATATATATTATCGGACTATTGGATTTACCCTTGCCCCTGTCGTCATTCCCGCGAAAGCGGGAATCCACGGTCACGGCACATTCGACCTCTTGCGGGCCGCCGTCCATGGATTCCCGCTTTCGCGGGAATGACGGAAGACCCTAAACAGGAACGTAGCTCAGCCTGATCACGCTCTCGCCGATCCGATCGCTGGCGACCAGGCGCAGCCGCGACCGAGGACCGGCGAAGAACGGCTTGCCGCCGCCGAGCACGACGGGATGCACATAGAGCCGATATTCGTCGACCAGCCCGAGGTCGGCTAGGCCGTGCGCCAGCTCGGGCCCGGAAACCTCGATCACCCCGTCCAGTCGCGCCTTCAGGTCGCGGACCACCGCTTCCACCTCGCCGTCGACCAGAATGGCATTGGGGCCGACCGACGTCAGCGAGCGCGACACGACCCATTTCGGCTTGCTCCGCCACGCCGCCGCATAGGCGTGGCGTTCCGCATCCCATTCGGGATGCTCCTCGTCCCAATAGCGCATCACCTCGTACATGCGCCGGCCGTACAGGCTGCCGGTCAGGCCGCGCATGTCGTCTATCCAATGCCGGAACAGCACCGGATCGGGCGCGAATTCCATGTGGTCGACATAGCCGTCCAGCGACATGTTCAATGCGAATATGAGCTTCGCCATGGACGATTTTCCTCGGAAGGGATCGCGGCCAGGGTAGCACAACCGGAGCCGGCGGCAATTCCGCCCTTTCCTTCCGGCTCCGTCCCGAATGTATTCCGGGTCACACAAGCAAGCCGGTCGGCGCGCGGGCGCAACCAGTTGGCGATGTCGGGCGTTGCCGTTCATCTTCCAGCCATCGAACGGGCAGCCTGCTTGCCCGTGCGGTCCGGCTGGACCGTCGCCCGCCAGTCCGCGGCGCCAGCCCAAGGGAGGTTGCCCGATGAAGATAAGATTGATCGCCATGTCGATGGCCACGGCGCTGATGCTCAGCGCCTGCGCCAGCACGCAGAGAAGCGAGGAGGTCGCGACCGCCGCGCCGCCGCCGCCGCCGCCCGGCGCCGTTCCCGGCAGCGTCGCCGCCGATCGCGACGGCGACGGGATCGTCGACGGCTATTATTCGGCCGACGGCATCTATCACCCGAACCTGCCGCCGGCCCCGCCGCCGCCTCCCCCGCCGCCGACCCGCCGCGGGGAACGGGGCTGATCGCCCACTTCGGGGGAATGCGGCGCGTCCGCATTCCCCAGCTTGCCCTGCTCCTGCTGGCCGGGCTCGCCTGTACGACCGTCTCCGCCGAAGCCGCCAAACCCAAGATCGCCGCCAGGGCCAAGCCCGTCGCCGGGCAACGCGCGATCGCGCTCGCCATCCGTGACCAGGGCCGTGGCCAGATCGCGAGCTTCTACGCCACGCGCGGCTTCTGGCCGCTCTGGGCGTCGAGCGGCCGGATCGGCCCCGAGGCCGACACGCTGATCGCCATGCTGAAGACCGCCGATCTCGACGGCCTCGATCCGTCCTCCTATCGCATCGACCGGCTCCGCGCCCTCGTCGCCAAGGGACGCTCCGCCGATCCGCAGGCGATTGCGGAGGCTGAACTGGCGCTGTCGGCGGCCTTCGCCGACTATGTCGCCGACGTCCGCAAGCCGCGCGGCGTCCGCATCAAATATCTCGACCCCGAGCTCAAGCCGCGCCCCGCCACCGCGCGGACCGCGCTGAGGGGCGCCGCGCTGCAGCCGTCGCTCGGCAGCTATATCGCGACGATGGGATGGATGAGCCCGCATTATGTCCGGCTGCGCGCCCTGCTCGCCCAGGCCCGGGAGCGCAAGAGCCCGCGCGAGACCGTCCAGCGCCTGCGCCTCAACCTCGATCGCGCCCGGCTGCTGCCAGGTCCATGGACCCGCCATGTCGTCGTCGACGCGGCGTCGGCGCGGCTCTGGTATTATGAGGGCGGCAAGCAGCGCGCGATGATGCGCGTCGTCGTCGGCGCGCCCGAGACCGAGACGCCGATGCTGGCCGGCATGGTCCGCTACGCGGTCCTCAACCCCTATTGGAATGTCCCCGACTATCTGATCCAGCGCAGGCTCGCCCCGAAGATCGTCGCCGGCGCGACGCCGGCCTCGCTGCGGATGGAGGTGCTGTCCGACTGGAGCGCCTCCCCGCGCCGCCTCGCCGGCGACGAGGTCGACTGGCCGGCGGTCGCCGCGGGCCGCAAGCTGGTGCGGATGCGCCAGCTTCCCGGCCGCGACAATGCGATGGGGCGGGTCAAGTTCATCTTCCCCAACGATCTCGGCATCTACCTCCACGACACGCCCGACAAGGGGCTGCTGTCGAAAGCCGACCGGCATCTCAGCAACGGCTGCATCCGCCTCCAGGATGCGCCGGGCCTGTACCGCCTGATGTTCGGACGCCCCCTCCCCGCCGCGTCGAAGCAGCCCGAGCGCGACGTGGCGCTGCCGGCGCCGATCCCCGTCTATCTGACCTATATCACCGCGACGCCGACCGAGCGCGGCATCGGCTTCCTGAAGGACGTCTACGGCCGCGACGAATGATCGACGGTCACTTGCGCCCGAACAGCTTCTCGATGTCGCCATGGCCGAGCTTGATCCAGGTCGGCCGGCCATGGTTGCACTGGCCAGAATGCGGCGTCACCTCCATTTCGCGGAGCAGCGCGTTCATCTCGGCGACCGACAGCGTCCGGCCCGCGCGGACCGATCCGTGGCAGGCCATGGTGGCGGCGACATGGTCGAGCCTTTCCTTGAGCGACAGCGCCTCGTCATAGGCCGCCAGCTCGTCGGCCAGGTCGACGATCAGGCCGTGGACGTCGCCCTGCCCCAGCAAGGCCGGCGTCGCCCGCACCAGCATCGCCTTGGGCCCGAAGCGTTCGAGCTCGAGTCCCATCTCGGCCAACTCGGCGATCCGCGTTTCGAGCCGGTCGCAACCGACCTCGTCGAGTTCGACGACCTCGGGCAGCAGCAGCGCCTGCCGCGCGACGCCGCCGTCGGCCATCGCCCGCCGCATCCTTTCGAGGACGAGCCGCTCGTGCGCCGCATGCTGGTCGACGATCACCAGCCCGTCCTCGGCCTCGGCGACGATATAGGTGGCGGCGACCTGGCCGCGCGCGACGCCCATCGGATAGCTCGCCTGCTGCGGCG is part of the Rhizorhabdus wittichii RW1 genome and harbors:
- a CDS encoding DNA polymerase III, delta prime subunit; protein product: MSLVGHDEQVAAFREAADSGRLHHAWLLTGPEGVGKASFALAAATRLLADAAGPRVGLPGIETPDDHPIVNYIRAGSHPDIRILARLTKDKSEDLARSISIEQVRSLQSLFATTPSLSPRRVVIIDAIDDLERPAANALLKNLEEPPAGTTFFLISHAPGRLLPTIRSRCRQLRFAPLGDADMRLALRRALPEEPGDEIDSLVSVGNGSPGRALGFAGLEIAALDAAMDRLVGQGDPTNAVRAILSKQLGTKAAQARYEAYLERVPARIAAEARGRQGPALAEAIALWEDARRIGESAVHLSLDQSTTVFELATMLAKLAPAPAR
- a CDS encoding beta-lactamase domain protein (PFAM: beta-lactamase domain protein), producing MKLRVLGCGTSSGVPRIGNDWGDCDPAEPRNRRSRASILVESATTRLLVDTTPDMRQQLLDADVIAIDAILWTHDHADHCHGIDDVRQIYHARRAPVPGYAYAEAMQQLRRRFDYVFTGRDGYPPTVEPGVLEPDMTIGDIRIRCVAQPHGSIFSAGLRFDHDGKSIGYSTDFHVFTDEMIGLFSGVDIWVVDALRARPHPTHAHLAMTLDAIRTCAPGRALLTHMDQSMDYARLGESLPDGVEPAYDGLEVQP
- a CDS encoding thymidylate kinase (PFAM: thymidylate kinase), whose amino-acid sequence is MPGRFITLEGGEGVGKSTQAKALAAALRARGLDVVETREPGGSDGAEAIRRLLLEGAADRWNARAEALLFAAARADHVARTIRPAIEAGRWVVCDRFLDSSIAYQGGADGLGDEAIRTLHAIGSAGYLPDRTLLLDMPVFDAAFRQAEAGIANSDRFEKRDEAFHDRVADSFRRIAAQEPARIRTINAQGSPQEVTARLIEALADLLP
- a CDS encoding hydrolase, TatD family (TIGRFAM: hydrolase, TatD family~PFAM: TatD-related deoxyribonuclease); its protein translation is MFVDSHCHLNYSGLADRQQEVLSAARAAGVSTMLNISTRASEWSAVLATAEHEPDVWASVGIHPHDADTHADVETALLVERAEHPRVIGIGETGLDFYYDKSDRDRQRASFRRHIAAARQTGLPLIVHTREAEEDTKAIMAEELGKGAFTAVIHCFTGSADLARAMLDLGFFISLSGIVTFKNAGDLRRTAHLIPRDRLLIETDSPFLAPVPHRGKPCEPAFVVDTARLLASELSWDIEDLAARTSDNFFNLFTKATR
- a CDS encoding bifunctional deaminase-reductase domain protein (PFAM: bifunctional deaminase-reductase domain protein) — encoded protein: MAKLIFALNMSLDGYVDHMEFAPDPVLFRHWIDDMRGLTGSLYGRRMYEVMRYWDEEHPEWDAERHAYAAAWRSKPKWVVSRSLTSVGPNAILVDGEVEAVVRDLKARLDGVIEVSGPELAHGLADLGLVDEYRLYVHPVVLGGGKPFFAGPRSRLRLVASDRIGESVIRLSYVPV
- a CDS encoding methionyl-tRNA synthetase (TIGRFAM: methionyl-tRNA synthetase~PFAM: tRNA synthetase class I (M)), translated to MAEPMSEPYYITTAISYPNGRPHIGHAYEAIAADAIARFQRSMGRDVRFQTGTDEHGLKMAQAARARDITPRALADEMSSYFKEMCETLNISCDRFIRTSDADHYAASQAIWQAMEANGDLYLDRYEGWYSVRDEAFYDEKELTDGEGGQKLSPQGTPVEWTKEESWFFRLSRYQEPLLQLYRDQPDFIRPETRRNEIVSFVSGGLSDLSVSRTSFDWGVPVPGSPGHVMYVWVDALTNYLTGIGYPDRDAALGRYWPANLHLIGKDIVRFHTVYWPAFLMSAKIPLPKQVFGHGFLLNKGEKMSKSVGNVVDPMTMAERYGVDQLRYFLLREVSFGQDGSYGHEAIVNRANAELANSFGNLAQRTLSMIFKNLDGELPALDRTEDDAALVRAVATACLDETPRAFEQLAFSIGIEAWMKAVFACNQYVDAQAPWTLRKTDPERMKTVLGTLFAVIRDLAITILPIIPDSAGKLLDQMGVAADARDFAAIESQAWYDELRASGYRVAQPVPLFPRLELETADA